The nucleotide window gtcttctcttctcttctcttctcttcgctTCTCTTCTCTTCGCGGTCCGTTTCTAGTTTTCCCTCCGTCAGCCAGTGCTCCTCCGAACGGTCGCAAACGCTCGCGCCGATAGCCGATCAACGGCGGAGCTACCAGACGGATAAAACTGACCCATTTCGAGATTCCTATTTCGCGATTATTCGAATCACGCGGATGCTTTTGCGCGACGTTTCCGAGTAATTTTTCCAGCAACCTCTAAACAAGCCGCTTCCAGCGTTCGGCGGTTCTAGCGCGGAGCAGCTCCTTTTCCCGCGAACTTTCCTCGCgcctctccctttccctctctctctttctctcggctTCGCCCCGGCCGTCTCCTCCTCGCGTTACCGGAGGTATTTAATTAGAAGAGACCGCGACCTATTCTCTCCGCGGAGGCATCCGCGGTGTCGTTTAATTCGCCGGACAAGGTCAGCTTCCTTTGTTGCCGGCCGCATCCGTCGCATCCGTCGCATCCGTCGCATCCGTCGCCACGGGGACCAGGGAAAAGGGACCAGGAAAAAGGGACCAGCTTCGGCCTTCTCGATCGGCATTCCGACAACCTGGACGTTGACCAGGACGTTGACAGCGCGAACGCGTCGTTCGGAAATTAGGCTGCGTTTACGGACGTTTTCTCGCCGATCCGTCGGACGATCGGCAGAGTTTCCCGAAGCGATCGAAGACACTTTCGATTCGCTTTCTGAAAGATTCAGGGGCCTCGCCGAGCGACAAGTGGAACAAACTGTTCGCGAAACTCCGTGAAACTTTTCGCTCGGCTCGAGTTCCGAGTAATCGGCCGTGCCACGGGTTCGCGAAATCCCGGATCCATTAATGATGATTCGGTATCGCGCAAGCGGGACGCAAGCGGGACGCAAGCGGGACGCAAGCGGAGTTTATTCAATCGACGAACACTTTGTCCGACAACGGGGAATGTAGGGTGTCCGGCAGTCGAGTCGCCGTGACGATCGCTTCACGGGACTCCCGCTCCCAGCCACCCCACGTCGTAAACACATTTATCCTGCGGATATCGCCGTTCGATTCCTATCCCTATCGTATAATCTAACGGGACGTCGTGATCGCGGACATGCTCCGACATAGATCTCGCCGAATCAACTACCGGCACGGCCGGAGGGGGCAGGTTTGACAACCCCTCTAATATCGGGAGCGAACGTTACTCGAAATCCCTCGGCCGTAGAGGCGGAGGCCTCGCGGAACGAGCCGGGAACGCGTGGAAAAGCCTTGACACCTCGCGCGACACCCGTGTATCGTGATCGCCACCTGATTCCTATCGCGTGCGACATCGAGGTGTCGGTTTCCTCCACGAGGATGTCGTTCCGCGAACGAACACCCATCTTTCGAGTTAGCTGGATTCAAAACTGTCAGAAAACTCGATGTTACTCATAGTCctacagtttaaccctttgcactcgaaaaatttgtcaccggaaatattcaatttatccttatcagatacagatgacattttcttcaactaacgaggaatctatccacaaaataaggggaacaatggtatctTATTTCtccatttcacgtatcgacagattactcaagacttgtGAAACAAACATTTATACGAGTCGAAACGCATCAGTATCTCGTTGAGACTGTCGCGTTTGAGGTTGTCGAATTGGATTGGTTTTCCCTAACGGATGTTACGAAAGCTGCACGTTTCGTGCGACTTTGCAATTGGAAATTCCCGAAATTCCCGAAAAATTCTCGATCTTCTATCGAAGGAATCTGGCAACGACGAAGGCTGAGTCGCAGACGAAACGCGAGGAGAAACGAGTAACCTCTCGGTCTAATTGCGAGCGGCGATATCTCGCCTGTTTCCTCGCGCCGTATCGAAAGCGCGGAGGACTTAAGCGATCGATGGACCCTTAATTTCGTTCCGTGTTTCGTTACAATGCACCACTCGCCGGTGCACAACATCGCCGGGCGAGAGTGCACTTGGCCGCTGCAGATAGTCAACAGCACTTGCAACGTGTgcgcgtcgttcccgcttcggcTCCGCTCTCTCTCCTCTATTCTCCTCTATTCTCCTCTATTCTCCTCTCGTATCCTCTCTTATCATCTTCCgtccgtctttctctctcccgctGTTCCTCGGGCGTCGCAGGGCTGTTTACCCTCTTTCTTTCCGCGAGGCGGGCGTGTGTGGACTCTCGGAATCGCTACGCTGCATATGTACCCGTCCTCTTATCCGACACCCTTCTTCGCTCGAGTAGCCGCGCGGACCGTCTCGGTAAACGCGGAGCAGAGTCGGACCAATTGCAATCGCGATCGCGATTACCGTCGACTCGGCAGCGTACgcggaattattgaaaaagcgGAGACTCCTCTTTGAAAAACTACCAACGCGTTAAAACGCAAGCGAACCGAGATTTCAATTGGCGCTTTCCGCTGCTCGCAATATTCCCGTTGTGCATCGCGCGGAGTAGCTCGGACTTTGCGCGGTCTCGCGAGCGGCGAGTTTTCACGGTGGAACACCTCTCGAGTACGCGAAACAggggaacaaatatttttcggcCGGCTAAATTAAACGCGAACGAGCACGCAGCGCGGCGCTACAACGGACCGGTGGTGCGCGAACGTTCCTGAAGGGGTCCGCAGAAGCACCGGACATTGTTCCTCCGCGCAATAACAATTAGACTACTCGCAACGCGTATAAATCTCGCGGTTGCGTCGTCTTCTCTCACCGCCGTACCGGAATAACCCGTCTCTTGTTTTCAAATTGTCGAATAGACGACGAACCACGGAATTCCAGTCGATCGAAATTTCCGCAGCTGCGCTTTCGGAGTTTCTGCgaaaagaaagagggaaaaccAATTCGCCGGCTCTAGCGCCGAGGTCCTCGACAAGCGCGGAATAAAGCAACAGGATCCTCAAATTCCCGCGAACGCTTCGCGGCTTTGTATTCTGCGCACTCGTACCTGCGACAAACGCACCGAGTCTACTCGCGAGCGTTGGCGATCGAAGAACACGAATTTCCGAGTGGAACCGATCCTGGAACGTCACGATTTCCGGATAATTTCGTCGAAGCGACGAAATTCACGACAGCCGGACGCGGCTCCGCGATCATCCGTTTATCGCCGCTCCCGTGCCGAGCGATTATTCCGCGCGAGGAGCGGCGTATGCGAAGCGCGCGGCTCTCGGCGAACTCGTGAAACGGCtcgtaaaattaaaaagatcgCGCTTCCCATTGCGCCGAAACAATCACCGGGATCGTTTCGACGCCTATCCGGCGCGGGATTGCGCCGTTCTCGCGCGAAACTTCCGATGCAGCCGTTACCGTCCGTTCATTAATTTTCCGTACCCGATAAGAACGGATTTTCCGAGCGATCGAGTCGGAATCGCTTCGCGAACGCTACGCCGGCTTCGTTCCTCCGGAGAATGGACTCGGAGGATTTGTTCCTCGCCGGGGACACCGAGTCGCTCGAAATCGCTTCCCTCTTTCGCGATTATCGAGAAGACGCGGACGCTCCTTTGAGAGAGCGTTCGCCGGATGGATTCCCTGGAACTAATTCGCTGGAAGACGAAGCTTCCTGCGGTGGTTGCGCGACAATTCCGAAAGCATCCTGCGCGGAGTCCTGCCGCGTGTCGGGCCGAGTTCTAAATGCCCCATTAAAACGACTTCATCTTCCGGCGGTAATTGCGCCGCGACATTTGCAACTAACTGTAGGGCCGAGACGGCTGCCATTTCCCTCGGAGCGGCTTCCCCGGCGTCCTTCCCAATTATTCTTGCGTGACCGAGCATCCTTCCACCTAAAGTCGACCGACGATCGCGGCTCGACCGTTAGAATTAACTTTCGGCCCCCGAAAGGTCGGTCCTCTCCGTCGAATTAATCGTTGACGCGAAACTAAACGGGGGTGGGCGTTGCTCCGCTCTAACGAGGAACCTCTTGCGGAGTTCGAACGATTCGCACCGTCGTTCGAACGGATTAATCGAACGACCGGAGGAAATAATTTCGGCGATAAAGCGATTCGATTAACTCCGCGGGATTAAACTTGAAAAATTCACCGTTACGGCACCTCGGGGGATCGAGAACGGCTCGCGATTGGGAAGCTCGGTTAACAGCATTCGCGAGGAAGCTGGCCCACGCGACCTTATTCCGCTCGGATGAAGTTCGTCGTATCGACGAGCAGACTGCGGATGCTCGGGGAAATTCGCGGGCTCGGGAACTAATTATTTACCGCGATCAATCATCTCGTTTTCCAGTAGTTTGCGACTCCCGGCTAATCCGGGGCCCGCGCAGCACGCGTGGAACGtgtattttcattcaattcacGCGTCCCATTCGGTCGGCTTTCGCCTCCGCGCGAGGAAACAGTACCGAACACTGATATTCTCGAGGGTCGGCCTGGATTCGACGCGATCTCCGCGAATATCGCGCGCGAAACGCGGCTTCCGACTACCGTCGCGGATCCGCCGCGAGCCGGAGCCCGCTTTCGCGACTGAATCTTTTCCCGTAGAAGCCGGGGAACGATTAAAAGAACGTCAACCCTCTCTCGAGCTCGTTTCCGCGTTGTCGGCGATGCCCTCCCCTGCCGGTCGAATCGATTCTCCGGATTTTTCGCGAGTCGTTTCCGACTAAAACGAACGTTCCGTTCGCAGTTTCCTCTCGACGAGGGAGGAGGGAACGCGCCGCGGAACCGTGCAGCCCTGCGCGAGGGATCGATAATAGAATCGGCCGCCTATCGCACGCTAGGACCGTCGGAAAGAAGTAGAATTTCACGGGGCGCACGCTATGCGACCGGGGCTCGTCGGTTCGTGTCGTTCCGCGGCGTACGCCGGTTTCGCGTGATCTATCACAGCGGAGGCTAATAATTACTATGCGACGGTGCGCGTCCGTTCGTCCCGCGATCGAGCGTTTTGTCGCAGCGAGCTTACTCTGATTCTATTCTACGAGTATTCACGAGACTTGGAATTTTCTATCTTTCGAACGTTGCCCTCGATCCCTGCATTTCGAAgcttcaacccttcgcggacgaaacTTTCCTATTCGGaataagtcgcaaacaaatgatttcgtTGCTCGACcagcaagagatcggcacgTAGTTTCCATTAAGCGTATAACTTAGCTTCATCCGCTAGAGGTTTTCTACGTTGCAAAGAATCTCCGCCCGCGAAGGGTTCGATCTCTTAAAAATCAAAGGCTCTCGGTGTATTTTCGATTGCAGTGCACACTGATTCGCCCGCAGTCGTCGCACCGCATTCGACTGCACCGTAAAAGGGTTTTATTGCTTCCGTGCATGAGCTCGCCGGGTCAAATATGGACTAATGACCGCGTTAAAGTTTCATAGGCGCTAAACGTCATGGACGCGATATGTTCCGAAGAATAAAGATTCCGCCAACAGGGGGAACCCCGCTGTTCCTCGACGCAGCGGAGAATATCATCAGCTGTTCGCGATCGATCCGCTGTCTAGGAATATTTATCGTCCCGCGGTTTTCCGAGGTTCGTCGCGGGGCTTGCACGATTGCAGGCAGTGCTCGTGGAATTGATGCGACCTGTAGAAGTAGATGTTTACCGGCAGACGCTGCCCGGTCAAACGGCCGGCCCCGTTTACCTCGGCCGATCTTATCGTATCGTTCCCGATCAATCCATTAACTGCCGGCGACGGAATCGCTTGAACCACTCGGCTTCCCGTAAATCGCGCCCGGGGAATAGAGCCGATGTGTCGCGAACGTTCGCGATCCTCGGCACCGTGACAACGGAAAGAAAGTCGTCTTCTATCGGACGTTGGATTCTCAGGGCCGagttgacgctagaactaccgagcatttacgattaacatgcaattcctataaaaattgtaacaatagattattttcagtttcctctgACATTCACTATAGTACTCAAGcgaaactttattttcaaaataatttcgaatattcgatgcttcgaagatatcaataattgctaaacaaatcgaaaccagtcatttcgactggtagttccagcgttaacgaGCGAACGTCCGCTGCGATAAAAAGCACAGGCGTCGCGTCGAAGGTGATACGCGTGCGACAACTGGGAAATGTCGAAGGTACTCGCGCGACTCAGGTTCCCCGGGCACCGGTACCCGAGGGCGCTAGTCGAAATAATTAGCCGGAGTAGGTGGTGCCCGATCGGGCGCGACGATTCCCAATCCAGTCGTCCTCGAGTGCGCCATCAATCTATTAATCCATAGAGCACCGACGTACAAGCTCCCCTAAACGATCCACTCGACCAGCTCCTCGAAACAGTACACCCGAAACGCGATTAGCCGGCAGGCGACGAGGATATCCAGCTAACGCTTTCGCTCTGTTTTTCCCGTAGGAATCGATTtcacggcgacgacgacgacgacgacgacgacgacgacgacgagcacACCGAGAACAAGGATCGCacgcgaggaggaggaggaagagggacCTGGAGAAGATCGTTCGAGGATCGTTGGATCATCGGGGTGGTCGGCTGGTCGCGATGAACGCAGGCTCGGGGCGCGCAACGGTGCGGTCCTTGTGACGACTGAACCGGTCGTATCCCGGTGCATCAGGAACCTCGGGGTCCCTTGGGTTTCGGTCCGCGACACGGTTCTCGCTTCGATTCCAGCCGGGGCGCAATCCTTCGGACGAGGACACGGGCACCAGGGAGGCACGATAGTATGACGGTGATGCTGCTGCAACGTTCGGTCACCCCGCAGTCGACGCACAGCCAAAAGACAACGAACAAGGACTGCAGCGCGAAACCACCCCTCCTGTTCCTGTTGGACGACCGGCAGGAGTATCGACATTCCGTGGAGACGGacatcaccaccaccactatCGCTACGACTAaccacaacaacaacaacaacaacaacaacaacaacaacaacaacataatcatcagcagcaacaacaacaacaacaacaacaacaacaacaacaactacAACTACATCGACAACCTTCTGAAAAGAGGAGACAGGGAAGAGAGTAATAACCCCTCGCACGTCGCCGAGGAGGCGGCGACGTCGGCGACGTCCCAAAGACGCGCCGACCGTGGCCAGGACGTCGCGATGCGATATTACCGGCTCTGGATCTACACCTGTAACTTGGTGCTGCTCGGTAGCGCGCTCGGTTTCGCCGCCGCGGTCTCACGAACACTTTTATTCACCAGTGACCCACGCAGATACGTTGTCCCCGGGGTGCCCCGTGCGTTCGACCCGACAGCGCTCTACGCTTACCTGGCCCTGGCCACGCAGCTCGGTCTGGTGCAGCTGTTGGGCTGCATAGCCGCGAGAAGGCTCAGCGCCAGGCTGCTCAACGCTTACTGGGTCCTCCTGCTCGCGTTGCTGTTCGGCGACGTGGTGATCGGGGTCGCCTGGGTCTTCCGGTTCGAGAGGATGATCGCCGAGCTCAGGCCCAACCTCAGGCAACGACTCCAGGTCGGTCTTCTTTCGcgcctctcctctctctcccacTCTAGCTTTGCTATTTTCTCTTCCGCCGTTACCGTGGTTTATCGATCTTCCGGCGACCGCATCGCCGTCACGTTTCCATCGCGCCGCGAGCCCCGCGGCGAGACCTTGCCTCGGCTGCCTTGCCAGTGAAACCGATCGCGAGATCGAACTCACCCCTCGCGAGGCTCTACGGGGATGGTACCGATCCGCGATCGCGCGCGTTCCAATCCGGCGAACGCACCCTGAGTTTCCCCGCGCAAGTACGCGTCGAACTTCCACCGAATTGGCCACGACCATTCGGATTATCGCGTCCCGCGGGACGAGGTCGAAAATTGGACGACTCGATTAACGGAACCAGTCCGGTTCGAGTCGGATGGAAATGTGGGCGGTATGGACGCCTCGAATATTCCAGTCGGAAGGAAGGCTAATCTATGCGTCTCGCACTTTTCGATTCTGTCGACTGTCCCCTAGAACATCGCGTGGATCTTCGTCCGTTCGAAGTCTAATCCTTCGAGAAATCTCGGAATGTCTGATAGAACATAGAAGAAAACGAGTGGCCCGCGTAGGTCTGTTTTCGGCAGACATCGATCTGCTCGCGCGACGACAAAGCAAACGCGGTATTATCCTTGAAGAGGGTTGAAGCGATCGAGTGCAGCGGATGGAGCCGTTACTGGCAGACGGCGAACCCGATACAGCGCGGTCCCGGCGCTCGTAACTCGTCGCGCAGCTGCCGCGCACTAGCACTTTCGCGAAAAATCTTTCTACCGATCCGGCATCCCTTCGACCACCGTGGAGGACTCTCGAACCGTTCCAGTTTAACGGAGCACCCGCGGAAACGAAGTTCCAGCGTGCCGGGAATACGCGTGGTTCGCCGGTTGCCTGGGAAAACTTGGAAAAACTTGGAAAAACTTGGAAAAACTTGGATCAAGCGACTCTCCGCGGAGGCTTCTCTCTCGAGGATCGTGATTTCGTAGGATCAACTATTCCTTTCGCTTATTCGAGGCAGGCGATCGCGCTCGGATCGAACGCGAACGTTTCAGCCTACAGCTGTGGAGCAATGCAATGTTTCTATGGGAATTCGACAGATTCTTCTATCGAGATTTCGGTAGTTGCGAAAGAATATGTCAGGAAAACTGAATGAATCTCCGTAGGTCGTAATACGCATCGACGCGTTGTATCTTGGGTAAAGCCGGATAGCTGGCCGGCTGGAAATTTGTTTAGGGGTTCCGGCCGACGAAGGTACGGGGGATTTACATTTTCCCGCGCGATGAGAAAGCGGCTTTTCTCGGGGGAAACGGATTGGCGCGGGGATTCGTCGGGGAGAGGGCGACTTTTGATCAGCGGAATCGCAGTTCCACCGAGAGAATGATTTCGTACCCTTTGTTTCCCCGATTAAACGGGAAAGGAATAGATTTCGTTGCAGCAAGGTCTTTGAAAAAGGTGTGAAACGCTCGATCAAAGCGACACTCGGATTCATCGGCGGATAAACGCGCCGCTGCGGCGGGTGTATTCGATGCCGAATAATCGTGCCTCTCGGCGTAAACGATCGCACGCCTTTCGTTTCCGATGCTAATTCGGAAcgcgataaatattattacgatcGAGCCCGTGAAAAATGCACGAAACGTTTGATCGAGACGGCGCTTTGAATTCATTGGCAGACGAGT belongs to Nomia melanderi isolate GNS246 chromosome 12, iyNomMela1, whole genome shotgun sequence and includes:
- the LOC143175134 gene encoding uncharacterized protein LOC143175134 is translated as MTVMLLQRSVTPQSTHSQKTTNKDCSAKPPLLFLLDDRQEYRHSVETDITTTTIATTNHNNNNNNNNNNNNNIIISSNNNNNNNNNNNNYNYIDNLLKRGDREESNNPSHVAEEAATSATSQRRADRGQDVAMRYYRLWIYTCNLVLLGSALGFAAAVSRTLLFTSDPRRYVVPGVPRAFDPTALYAYLALATQLGLVQLLGCIAARRLSARLLNAYWVLLLALLFGDVVIGVAWVFRFERMIAELRPNLRQRLQAEYGKDLRFSEQWDRLQKEFTCCGVLGPRDFESRWPQTCCGPSGNATDTCQQPYARGCDESLLRWLRKTADLLFVLGLCVIAFAKFCFLGILWYEIREMIQKIRLLREPPPAATTLAQPPFSQVMPEATNNGSVVRRTTLPNAVTPSGNASLLLQTEDCNAGRHPLLANNLQDGGADSDTNSHCALILEETTPTSASHNCNAREKSNGNNNYEMREFNRRLLLSNGGSPATGITTAGQGRRT